In Alkalihalobacillus sp. FSL W8-0930, a single window of DNA contains:
- a CDS encoding UDP-glucose--hexose-1-phosphate uridylyltransferase codes for MTIHQSIERLLTFATEKNLLGKGDRVYARNRLLEVLELDEAKPEDVAFSDEWKVAEILAPITEWAIQNELLEDTVIQRDLFDTKLMGCLTPWPSVVTASFYETYNSKGPAEATAAFYELSKDTNYIRMDRVALNESWTSVQPYGELEVTINLSKPELDPRDIAKSRTLAASSYPDGLLHKENVGYAGRLNHPARQNLRQVPIELGGESWLMQFSPYVYYHQHAIVLSEEKRPMQITQQTFGRLLEFVEKFPHYFIGSNADLPIVGGSILTHDHYQAGHYEFPMARAEELDTFTMPYYPEVRASLLKWPLSVVRLQASDRHRLEVAGAYILDQWRKYTDLEAEIDQETDGEPHNTITPIARRRGEDYELDLVLRNNRTTEEHPLGLFHPHAEVHPIKKENIGLIEVMGLAILPGRLKQELLQLAEVMEADKVDETLAEHPELSKHAAWVGELVSRQSSVSKEEALPLLKEEVGHIFSQAMSHCGVFKQDEAGVKAFKRFIAGLDE; via the coding sequence TTGACGATTCATCAATCAATCGAACGGTTACTAACATTCGCAACAGAGAAGAATCTTCTAGGCAAAGGTGACCGAGTATATGCAAGAAACCGACTACTTGAAGTATTAGAATTAGATGAAGCGAAACCGGAAGACGTTGCTTTTTCCGATGAATGGAAAGTGGCTGAGATCCTTGCACCGATCACAGAGTGGGCGATCCAGAATGAGTTGCTTGAGGACACCGTGATTCAGCGTGACTTGTTTGATACAAAGCTGATGGGTTGTCTGACCCCGTGGCCGAGCGTAGTGACAGCCTCTTTTTATGAAACATACAACTCAAAGGGACCAGCTGAAGCAACAGCGGCTTTCTATGAGCTGTCAAAGGATACAAATTACATTCGTATGGACCGGGTCGCCTTAAACGAATCTTGGACGTCCGTTCAGCCGTATGGCGAGCTTGAGGTGACCATTAATCTGTCTAAGCCCGAGCTTGATCCTCGTGACATTGCGAAAAGTCGAACCCTTGCAGCAAGTTCGTATCCGGATGGATTGCTTCATAAAGAAAACGTGGGCTATGCGGGTCGCTTGAATCACCCGGCTAGGCAAAATCTTCGCCAGGTTCCAATTGAGCTTGGAGGAGAATCGTGGCTGATGCAGTTTTCGCCTTATGTGTACTATCATCAACACGCGATTGTTCTCTCTGAAGAGAAACGACCGATGCAAATCACACAGCAGACGTTTGGACGCTTGCTTGAATTTGTGGAAAAGTTTCCTCATTATTTTATTGGTTCCAATGCAGACCTGCCGATTGTAGGAGGATCGATTTTAACGCATGATCATTATCAAGCGGGGCACTACGAGTTTCCGATGGCGCGGGCGGAGGAGCTAGATACCTTTACCATGCCTTACTATCCTGAAGTAAGAGCGAGTCTATTAAAATGGCCGTTGTCTGTGGTTCGTTTACAAGCGAGTGACCGTCACCGTCTGGAAGTGGCGGGTGCGTATATTCTCGATCAATGGCGGAAGTATACAGATCTTGAAGCTGAGATCGATCAAGAAACAGACGGGGAACCACATAACACGATAACTCCAATTGCAAGGCGCAGGGGCGAGGATTATGAGCTAGATCTGGTGCTACGTAACAATCGGACGACCGAAGAGCACCCACTTGGCTTATTCCATCCTCATGCAGAAGTGCACCCGATTAAAAAAGAGAACATTGGATTAATTGAAGTCATGGGACTAGCGATTTTACCAGGACGTCTGAAGCAAGAGCTTCTGCAGCTAGCTGAGGTGATGGAGGCTGACAAAGTGGATGAAACGCTTGCCGAGCATCCGGAGCTATCGAAGCATGCTGCGTGGGTAGGAGAGTTAGTGAGCAGGCAGTCTTCTGTATCAAAGGAAGAAGCGTTACCTCTATTAAAAGAGGAAGTCGGACATATCTTCTCTCAAGCAATGAGTCACTGCGGAGTCTTTAAGCAAGACGAAGCAGGGGTAAAAGCGTTTAAACGATTTATTGCTGGTTTGGATGAATAG
- a CDS encoding galactokinase — MTPAFFELMKGWISLSEKERVVKAFGEHFDGNKPERVFFAPGRVNLIGEHTDYNGGFVFPAALTQGTYMAVAQRTDGNFKLISENMENEVEFSEDDLTYDESHSWGNYIKGVLHAFQEKGYSLKGVNLYVSGNIPNGAGLSSSASLEMVTAFMVSELTGAGLSRVELAKLSQHVENQFMGVNSGIMDQFAVGLGEKEHALFIDTATLTYEKVPLILGDYKVVVTNTNKRRELADSKYNERRSECEEGLRQLRELGLQIESLSECSETEWHAHKDKIDDPIIRNRVSHVISENKRVKEAVRVLKDGELEAFGTLMDQSHASLAEDYEVTGRELDYLVHVQQQVPGCIGSRMTGAGFGGCTVSLVREDTLDAFFKEVATKYEEEIGLSPEFYVSDAGAGVHELT, encoded by the coding sequence ATGACTCCTGCATTCTTTGAATTGATGAAAGGATGGATTTCATTGTCTGAGAAGGAACGAGTAGTGAAGGCGTTTGGTGAGCACTTTGATGGGAACAAGCCTGAGCGTGTTTTTTTTGCACCGGGACGAGTGAACTTAATTGGGGAACATACAGATTATAATGGAGGGTTTGTGTTTCCGGCAGCTCTTACACAAGGGACCTACATGGCTGTTGCGCAACGTACAGACGGGAACTTTAAATTGATTAGCGAAAACATGGAGAACGAGGTTGAATTTAGTGAGGATGATCTCACTTACGATGAGTCTCACTCGTGGGGGAACTATATAAAAGGGGTTCTTCATGCGTTTCAAGAGAAAGGCTACTCATTAAAGGGTGTAAACCTCTATGTATCGGGAAACATTCCGAACGGGGCAGGGTTATCTTCATCAGCTTCTCTTGAAATGGTCACCGCATTTATGGTGTCCGAGCTAACTGGTGCGGGTCTATCGCGCGTAGAATTAGCTAAACTGAGTCAGCATGTTGAGAATCAGTTTATGGGTGTGAACAGTGGAATAATGGATCAATTTGCCGTAGGACTCGGTGAAAAAGAACATGCCCTCTTTATTGATACAGCTACCCTTACTTATGAAAAAGTACCCCTTATACTAGGGGATTATAAGGTTGTTGTTACGAATACAAATAAGCGTAGAGAGCTTGCGGACTCCAAGTATAATGAACGCCGCTCCGAGTGTGAGGAAGGCTTAAGACAACTGAGGGAGCTTGGCCTTCAGATTGAATCATTAAGTGAGTGTTCAGAAACAGAATGGCACGCGCATAAAGATAAAATAGATGACCCAATCATCCGCAATCGCGTCTCTCACGTGATCTCGGAAAACAAGCGAGTGAAAGAAGCAGTACGCGTGTTAAAGGATGGGGAGCTCGAGGCGTTTGGAACGTTAATGGATCAATCTCACGCATCACTTGCCGAAGATTATGAGGTAACAGGTAGGGAACTTGATTACTTGGTCCACGTTCAACAACAGGTACCCGGTTGTATTGGGTCTAGAATGACAGGTGCTGGTTTTGGCGGATGCACAGTCAGCCTGGTACGTGAGGATACACTCGATGCCTTTTTTAAAGAGGTCGCAACGAAATACGAGGAAGAAATTGGTCTGTCTCCTGAATTTTATGTCAGTGATGCAGGTGCAGGGGTACATGAACTTACGTAA
- a CDS encoding beta-galactosidase, whose product MRYPLVHKNVKGFMHGGDYNPDQWLHMPEIIEEDYRLMKLANTNTFSLNIFGWSAIERSEGEFDFGWLDEIMDRLAEEGSHVILATPSGARPAWMSETYPEVLRVEKNRVRNLHGLRHNHCFTSPVYREKVRIMNEKLAERYASHPALIMWHISNEYGGECHCDLCQDAFRTWLKKKYNNDLEQLNQAWWTGFWSHRFNEWSQVESPAPHGESMVHGMNLDWRRFVSDQTIDFFKQEIVPLRAADASIPVTTNFMGNYPHMRPFLGIDYNKFAKEMDVVTWDAYPPWHIEGQTTTKLASDVGFIHDLYRSLKDGQPFLIMENTPSLVNWHDINKRKEDGVHALSAMQSVAHGADSILYFQWRQGRGASEKFHGAVVDHSGTEHTRVFQEVSKLGAELKSIQPIAGTSIKPEVAVIFDWENHWAIDDAQALNNVNKKYSEQCQAHYHSFWKQGIPTDIITMDKDFSTYKVLVGPMLYMIKPGVAKRIEAFVKAGGTFIATYWSGIVDENDLCFLGGFPGPLKNLLGVWAEEIDSLYPSHNIVLKTDSQTYQVTDYCERIHANDAEVLARFESGGYDQRPAVTVNNVGNGRAYYIASSNEQRFYDDFYQKLAKELTLSRVLNTEIPEGVSVQKRTDGQTDYVFIMNFTEQPQTLDLPQEERFINMLTDKSEHRTLTVEPYQYMILKK is encoded by the coding sequence ATGCGTTATCCACTTGTACACAAAAACGTAAAGGGCTTTATGCATGGAGGAGATTATAATCCGGATCAATGGCTGCATATGCCGGAGATCATTGAGGAAGATTATCGCCTGATGAAGCTTGCGAATACAAATACGTTTTCATTAAATATCTTTGGTTGGAGTGCCATAGAACGTTCAGAGGGAGAATTTGATTTTGGTTGGTTAGATGAGATTATGGATCGATTAGCGGAGGAAGGCAGCCACGTTATTCTAGCTACGCCAAGTGGAGCACGTCCGGCATGGATGTCTGAGACATATCCAGAAGTTCTTCGAGTGGAGAAAAACCGTGTGCGTAACTTACATGGGTTGCGTCATAACCACTGCTTCACGTCGCCTGTCTACCGAGAAAAAGTCCGGATCATGAATGAAAAGCTGGCTGAACGCTATGCGAGTCACCCAGCGCTTATCATGTGGCATATCTCAAATGAGTACGGAGGAGAGTGTCATTGTGACTTATGTCAGGATGCCTTCCGCACATGGTTGAAAAAGAAATACAACAACGATCTAGAACAATTGAATCAGGCATGGTGGACTGGATTTTGGAGTCACCGGTTTAACGAATGGTCACAGGTTGAATCTCCAGCTCCGCATGGTGAGAGTATGGTTCACGGCATGAATCTGGATTGGCGCCGATTTGTCAGCGATCAAACAATAGATTTCTTTAAACAAGAGATCGTACCATTGCGAGCAGCAGACGCAAGTATTCCTGTTACTACAAACTTTATGGGGAATTACCCACATATGAGACCGTTTCTTGGAATCGATTATAACAAGTTTGCGAAAGAGATGGATGTGGTCACATGGGATGCGTATCCACCTTGGCATATTGAAGGACAGACAACAACAAAACTAGCATCGGATGTAGGGTTTATTCATGACTTATACCGTTCTCTAAAAGACGGCCAGCCGTTTTTGATTATGGAGAATACACCGAGTCTTGTAAATTGGCATGACATTAATAAACGAAAAGAAGATGGAGTACACGCCTTATCGGCGATGCAGTCGGTCGCACACGGTGCGGATTCGATTCTTTACTTCCAGTGGAGACAGGGGCGCGGGGCGTCAGAGAAATTCCACGGGGCGGTTGTGGATCATTCCGGCACGGAGCACACTCGTGTTTTCCAAGAAGTCTCAAAGCTTGGTGCAGAACTAAAGAGCATTCAACCGATCGCAGGAACAAGCATTAAACCTGAAGTAGCTGTCATCTTTGACTGGGAAAACCACTGGGCGATTGATGACGCGCAGGCATTAAATAATGTAAACAAAAAGTATTCGGAGCAGTGTCAGGCTCATTACCATAGCTTCTGGAAGCAAGGTATTCCAACAGACATCATTACAATGGATAAAGACTTTTCAACGTATAAGGTACTTGTCGGTCCAATGCTTTATATGATTAAACCAGGTGTTGCGAAGCGTATTGAAGCCTTTGTAAAAGCAGGCGGAACATTTATCGCAACATATTGGAGTGGTATTGTTGATGAAAATGATTTATGCTTTTTAGGAGGGTTTCCAGGTCCGCTAAAGAATCTATTAGGTGTGTGGGCTGAGGAGATTGATAGTTTGTATCCGAGTCACAATATCGTTCTCAAAACGGATAGCCAAACCTATCAAGTAACTGATTATTGTGAGCGTATTCATGCTAATGATGCGGAAGTGCTCGCTCGTTTTGAATCAGGTGGTTATGATCAAAGACCAGCTGTAACCGTTAACAACGTTGGAAATGGAAGGGCTTACTACATCGCCTCGTCAAACGAACAACGCTTCTACGATGATTTTTATCAGAAGCTAGCAAAAGAATTAACGTTAAGCCGTGTACTAAACACAGAGATCCCAGAAGGAGTAAGCGTTCAAAAACGTACGGATGGGCAAACAGACTATGTGTTTATCATGAACTTTACAGAACAACCACAAACGCTAGACTTACCACAAGAAGAGAGATTTATAAATATGCTTACAGATAAAAGTGAGCATCGCACACTTACAGTGGAACCTTATCAATACATGATCTTAAAAAAATAG
- a CDS encoding sugar ABC transporter permease: MNTKQSTRLRVSATYAVLVVVVVAILYPLLWAIGASFNPGNSLISTSMIPKNPTLAHYVELFTSNRILYLQWYLNSMKIGLATMALTLVLVSFTGYAFSRFRFKGRKNGLMLFLLLQMIPQFSALIAIFVLAQMLGLINSHFLLILIYAGGQIPMNTYLMKGYLDSIPKDLDESARMDGAGHFRIFLQIIMPLAKPILAVVAINSFTGPLGDFILASVIVRTPEMYTLPIGLYNLVSDPMGASYTTFAAGALLIALPVTILFLVVQKQFVSGLTQGGTKG, from the coding sequence ATGAATACTAAACAATCAACTAGGCTTCGTGTGAGTGCGACGTACGCGGTACTTGTGGTCGTTGTCGTAGCGATCTTATATCCTCTTCTTTGGGCGATTGGTGCATCCTTTAATCCAGGGAACAGCTTGATCAGTACATCTATGATTCCAAAAAATCCAACGCTCGCACACTATGTGGAGCTGTTTACATCCAATCGAATTCTCTACTTACAGTGGTATCTTAACTCAATGAAAATTGGGCTTGCTACGATGGCGTTGACGTTAGTTCTCGTTAGCTTTACAGGATATGCGTTCTCTCGATTTCGTTTTAAGGGAAGAAAAAATGGCTTGATGCTGTTCTTGCTTTTGCAAATGATCCCGCAGTTCTCAGCACTAATCGCGATTTTTGTACTTGCTCAAATGCTTGGTTTGATCAACAGTCACTTTTTGTTGATCTTGATCTATGCAGGCGGACAGATTCCAATGAACACGTATTTAATGAAGGGATATTTGGATTCCATTCCAAAGGATTTGGATGAGTCGGCACGTATGGACGGAGCGGGGCACTTCAGGATCTTCCTACAAATTATTATGCCGCTAGCAAAGCCAATACTCGCGGTAGTAGCGATTAATTCATTTACAGGTCCACTTGGTGACTTTATTTTAGCGAGCGTGATTGTCCGTACGCCCGAAATGTACACATTGCCAATCGGATTGTATAACTTAGTGTCTGATCCAATGGGTGCAAGCTATACGACATTCGCAGCAGGTGCGTTACTAATTGCGCTTCCAGTTACGATCTTATTCTTAGTTGTTCAAAAGCAGTTTGTCTCAGGTTTAACTCAAGGTGGAACAAAGGGTTAA